The following proteins are encoded in a genomic region of Prosthecobacter sp. SYSU 5D2:
- a CDS encoding GNAT family N-acetyltransferase, with protein MRLDIVRDEAGFAALEPVWDALLDCSATCTPFMRWDWVRLWWEEFGADFELTIAVLRNDAALPVAIAPLMIGREKTGMRKHLRHLGFLGGLGEARGERMDFLVPAGNEDEMTPQLCEAFALLREEWETVWLNKLPEESPNHAHVSAALKACAVESGVVIRTSCTIIQLAGGWADFERRLPGRQRRKLQRAGEMLRADHQVIESLVTAEEAASRLDEFAALHRQHFPEGVSTFITPRSWRFHRRLGVKWLASGRALLPYISLDRQMVGGIYGFVERDEFFFYQMGWDAGYSRFSMGHLSLRWALEGCLARGMRIFDMLPGTYRYKSDWAPSVRYVMDLEGYRSESMRASAFRSVRHLKRLLLRSPNPSSIE; from the coding sequence ATGAGGCTGGACATCGTCAGAGATGAAGCGGGCTTCGCCGCACTGGAACCGGTGTGGGACGCCCTGCTGGATTGCAGCGCCACCTGTACGCCATTCATGCGCTGGGACTGGGTGCGGCTGTGGTGGGAGGAGTTTGGAGCGGACTTTGAACTGACGATTGCGGTCTTGCGGAATGACGCCGCGTTGCCGGTGGCAATCGCTCCGCTCATGATCGGCCGGGAAAAAACCGGCATGCGCAAACACCTGCGGCATCTGGGTTTCCTGGGTGGTCTGGGGGAGGCCCGAGGGGAGCGAATGGACTTTCTGGTGCCTGCCGGAAACGAGGATGAAATGACTCCTCAATTATGTGAAGCCTTTGCCTTGCTGCGTGAGGAGTGGGAGACGGTGTGGCTGAACAAGCTGCCGGAGGAATCGCCTAACCATGCGCATGTGTCAGCCGCACTGAAGGCCTGCGCGGTGGAATCGGGCGTCGTCATCCGTACGAGTTGCACCATCATCCAGCTGGCGGGCGGTTGGGCAGATTTTGAGCGGCGTCTGCCAGGCAGGCAGCGGCGGAAGCTCCAGCGTGCCGGGGAGATGCTGCGGGCCGATCACCAGGTGATTGAATCCCTGGTAACGGCAGAGGAGGCGGCCTCCCGCCTGGATGAATTTGCCGCTCTGCACCGACAGCATTTCCCAGAGGGGGTGAGCACATTCATCACGCCGCGAAGCTGGAGGTTCCACCGCCGGCTGGGGGTGAAATGGCTGGCCAGCGGCCGGGCGCTTTTGCCCTATATTTCGTTAGACCGGCAGATGGTGGGAGGCATTTACGGCTTCGTGGAAAGAGATGAATTTTTCTTTTACCAGATGGGCTGGGATGCCGGTTATTCGCGCTTTTCGATGGGTCATCTGAGCCTGCGCTGGGCACTTGAAGGCTGTCTGGCACGGGGCATGCGGATATTTGACATGCTGCCGGGCACCTACCGGTATAAATCCGACTGGGCACCCTCGGTCCGCTATGTGATGGACCTGGAAGGCTACCGGTCTGAGAGCATGCGGGCCTCGGCTTTCCGCTCGGTACGCCATCTGAAACGCCTGCTGCTGCGCAGCCCGAACCCATCTTCTATTGAATGA
- a CDS encoding glycosyltransferase gives MNAILKNKYAWLARLSTWTEASLHGAGQGLHTASQMATALGKKFWPGRAGEFDLKKRKTVVHFIATPGGGGAEAMLGNLVSAMDGRQWKTVVIVLDGRAWPEAVSRLEAAGAVVHDLEATAFLRPRTVVRLMKLLREIKPDVMQTWMHYADFVGGWCARLAGVKNVVWGIHCREVHRSPGDSDLKMALFRWMVGGSSRVVPTRIVSCSAAAMKDHLPMGYPQDAMTWVPNGIDTSRFVPDAAARKAVRKELRVPEGAKLVGYIGRFHEMKNLSTWLRAAALLQARKPETHFWLCGVEEWDLDDCARAALSVMPHRSQVHFTPFRADPERAYPAMDVFSLSSRTEACPMTVMEALSCGVPCVTTDVGDCARLLEGVGQVVPVRDAEALEKAWEEMLDRPVNAKALRAQAVQRFDIGVAARAYEQVYKEVLEA, from the coding sequence ATGAATGCGATCCTGAAAAATAAATATGCCTGGCTGGCCAGACTGTCCACCTGGACGGAAGCCAGCCTGCATGGGGCCGGTCAAGGACTTCACACCGCCAGCCAGATGGCGACGGCACTGGGTAAAAAATTCTGGCCCGGACGTGCGGGGGAGTTTGACCTCAAGAAAAGAAAAACGGTGGTGCATTTCATCGCCACGCCCGGCGGCGGAGGTGCCGAGGCGATGCTGGGAAACCTGGTCAGCGCGATGGACGGCCGCCAGTGGAAGACGGTGGTGATCGTGCTGGACGGCAGGGCCTGGCCTGAGGCGGTGTCCAGGCTGGAGGCTGCCGGGGCGGTGGTGCATGACCTGGAGGCGACGGCTTTTCTGCGGCCGCGCACCGTGGTCCGGCTCATGAAACTGCTGCGGGAGATCAAGCCGGACGTGATGCAGACCTGGATGCACTATGCGGACTTTGTGGGCGGCTGGTGTGCACGGCTGGCGGGAGTGAAGAACGTGGTGTGGGGCATCCACTGCCGGGAGGTGCACCGGAGCCCTGGGGACAGCGATTTAAAAATGGCGCTGTTCCGCTGGATGGTCGGCGGCAGCTCGCGGGTGGTGCCTACCCGCATTGTCTCCTGCTCCGCCGCAGCGATGAAGGACCATCTGCCCATGGGCTATCCGCAGGATGCGATGACCTGGGTGCCCAACGGCATTGACACCTCCCGCTTTGTGCCGGATGCCGCCGCCCGCAAGGCGGTGAGGAAGGAGCTGCGGGTGCCGGAAGGAGCGAAGCTGGTGGGCTACATCGGGCGTTTTCATGAGATGAAAAACCTTTCCACCTGGCTGCGTGCGGCGGCGCTGTTGCAGGCCCGCAAGCCGGAAACGCACTTTTGGTTATGCGGGGTGGAGGAGTGGGATCTGGATGACTGCGCACGCGCCGCTCTTTCAGTGATGCCGCATCGCAGCCAGGTGCACTTCACGCCTTTCCGTGCGGACCCGGAGCGGGCCTATCCGGCCATGGATGTTTTTTCCCTGTCCTCACGGACGGAGGCCTGCCCGATGACCGTAATGGAGGCGCTTTCCTGCGGGGTGCCTTGCGTGACAACAGATGTGGGAGACTGCGCCCGCCTGCTGGAGGGCGTAGGCCAGGTGGTTCCGGTGCGGGATGCGGAGGCTTTGGAAAAAGCCTGGGAGGAGATGCTGGACCGGCCCGTAAATGCAAAGGCTCTGCGCGCCCAGGCGGTGCAGCGGTTTGACATCGGTGTGGCCGCACGGGCATATGAGCAGGTTTACAAGGAGGTGCTGGAGGCATGA
- a CDS encoding polysaccharide deacetylase family protein has protein sequence MSFLPSTLSRAGRAAKSAALVLSGVAGLGRSQLAGEGAVLAFHGLRADAVEAGVGDEALHLPVSTFRSLCEHLAGKYEVMKLQEMAEWLARGEKLPAGAVAITFDDGYASNHELGLPVLKEFGLPATIFLTTGFLDRDVPLWFQQVDLAMGKGAALDSGASLSETLAHFKTLPDEEMRAALRRLLEKVPGMPLAEELPPVMRPMSWGQAREMQESGLVDFGGHTHTHPILARCTVEKQRREIMTCRERMRVELGTEPKLFAFPNGGADDFTEETLRLLAEAGFESAWTMMSGRASAAQPPLAMPRYGSPSSVWEAEATVSGAFELIKKWRGAAA, from the coding sequence ATGTCCTTTCTGCCCTCCACTCTGAGCCGAGCAGGCCGGGCCGCTAAATCAGCGGCGTTGGTGCTCAGTGGCGTCGCTGGGCTGGGCAGATCACAACTGGCGGGAGAGGGGGCGGTGCTGGCCTTTCATGGGCTGCGGGCAGATGCTGTGGAAGCTGGGGTAGGGGATGAAGCGCTGCATTTGCCGGTGAGCACCTTCCGCAGCCTTTGTGAGCACCTGGCTGGGAAGTATGAGGTCATGAAACTGCAGGAAATGGCGGAATGGCTCGCCCGTGGAGAAAAGCTTCCGGCTGGGGCCGTGGCGATCACCTTTGATGACGGGTATGCTTCCAATCATGAACTTGGGCTGCCTGTATTGAAGGAATTCGGGCTTCCGGCGACGATTTTTCTGACCACGGGCTTTCTGGACAGAGATGTTCCGCTGTGGTTTCAGCAGGTGGATCTGGCCATGGGAAAAGGGGCCGCTCTGGACTCCGGGGCCTCGCTTTCCGAAACACTGGCCCACTTTAAAACACTGCCGGATGAGGAAATGCGGGCAGCTCTGCGGCGGCTGCTGGAAAAAGTGCCAGGAATGCCGCTGGCCGAAGAGCTGCCGCCGGTGATGCGGCCGATGAGCTGGGGGCAGGCGCGCGAAATGCAGGAAAGTGGCCTGGTGGACTTCGGCGGGCATACTCACACGCACCCCATCCTGGCCCGCTGCACGGTGGAAAAGCAGCGCCGGGAGATCATGACCTGCCGTGAGCGGATGAGGGTGGAGCTGGGCACAGAGCCTAAGCTCTTTGCCTTTCCCAACGGGGGGGCGGATGATTTTACGGAGGAAACCCTGCGCCTGCTGGCTGAGGCAGGGTTTGAATCTGCCTGGACGATGATGAGCGGACGGGCCTCTGCGGCTCAGCCGCCGCTGGCGATGCCGAGGTATGGATCCCCGTCATCTGTCTGGGAGGCGGAAGCCACGGTTTCCGGAGCTTTTGAACTGATCAAAAAATGGAGAGGAGCTGCTGCATGA
- a CDS encoding ATPase, T2SS/T4P/T4SS family produces the protein MYSNEEYLLELLTESGLLTDHDIQKAKTSKKANETLLVCLIKTGVISDEQVAQTVAVNSGMEYVDLHGFEASPALKTLVSKDIAKKYKVCPIGMNGSTLQVAITDPYDFETLDALPHVLQPDIEYFCSTPALISLLQTNIYGNDFNEQPLPPGAGEGDAPVIKLVTNILMEAFKNGASDIHIEPLEKDVRVRLRIDGVLHDVEHHPKRLHSSIIARIKILCGSMSIDEKRIPQDGRLQMAFNDKELDMRVSIIPTNNGESIVMRVLDKGSLRLGLSDLGFLSDDQDTFEKLITLPDGIVMVTGPTGSGKTTTLYACLNFINRPDRKIITVEDPVEYELAGINQVGVREDVGMSFGAALKAILRQAPNIIMIGEIRDLETASIAINASLTGHLVFSTLHTNDAPSSVARLADIGVKPFLIASAVRGILAQRLVRKLCNECKQPTGLSERELRNLGLEASQLFNAKIMGNKGCNKCRQSGFKGRMVIDEIFKIDDEVRNMINQQLSTPQIRKRARELGMRTLREDGVRKVLAGMTTAEEVIEATMADAD, from the coding sequence ATGTATTCAAACGAAGAGTATCTCCTGGAACTGCTGACTGAGTCAGGCCTCCTTACCGACCATGACATCCAAAAGGCCAAAACGAGCAAAAAGGCCAACGAGACTCTTTTAGTCTGTCTCATCAAAACGGGCGTCATCAGCGACGAGCAGGTCGCCCAGACCGTGGCTGTCAACTCCGGTATGGAGTATGTGGACCTGCATGGATTTGAAGCCAGCCCGGCTCTGAAAACCCTGGTCAGCAAGGACATCGCCAAAAAATACAAAGTCTGCCCGATCGGCATGAATGGCAGCACCCTGCAGGTTGCCATCACCGATCCTTATGACTTTGAGACCCTGGACGCACTGCCGCACGTCCTGCAGCCGGACATTGAATACTTCTGCTCCACCCCGGCCCTGATCTCCCTCCTGCAGACCAATATTTACGGCAATGACTTCAATGAGCAGCCTCTGCCTCCCGGCGCAGGAGAAGGCGATGCGCCCGTCATCAAGCTGGTGACCAACATCCTGATGGAGGCCTTCAAAAACGGCGCTTCCGACATCCACATCGAGCCGCTTGAAAAAGATGTCCGCGTCCGCCTTCGCATTGACGGTGTGCTGCACGATGTGGAGCACCATCCAAAAAGGCTCCATTCTTCCATCATTGCCCGCATCAAGATCCTGTGCGGCTCCATGAGCATTGATGAAAAACGCATCCCGCAGGATGGACGCCTTCAAATGGCCTTTAATGACAAGGAACTGGACATGCGTGTTTCCATCATCCCCACCAACAACGGGGAGAGCATCGTCATGCGTGTTCTGGACAAAGGCAGCCTCCGTCTGGGCCTGTCAGATCTGGGCTTCCTTTCGGATGACCAGGACACCTTTGAAAAGCTTATTACGCTGCCGGATGGCATTGTCATGGTCACCGGTCCGACCGGGTCAGGAAAGACCACCACACTCTATGCCTGTCTGAACTTCATCAACCGGCCGGACCGCAAGATCATTACCGTGGAAGACCCGGTGGAATACGAGCTTGCAGGTATCAACCAGGTGGGGGTCCGCGAGGATGTCGGCATGAGTTTTGGCGCCGCCCTGAAAGCGATCCTTCGTCAGGCGCCCAACATCATCATGATCGGGGAAATCCGAGACCTGGAGACCGCCTCCATCGCCATCAACGCCTCTCTCACGGGTCACCTTGTCTTCAGTACATTGCACACCAACGACGCCCCCAGCTCGGTCGCCCGTCTTGCAGACATCGGCGTGAAGCCCTTCCTCATCGCCTCCGCAGTCCGCGGCATCCTGGCCCAGCGTCTGGTCCGCAAGCTTTGCAACGAATGCAAGCAGCCCACCGGGCTGAGCGAGCGCGAACTGCGCAACCTGGGGCTGGAGGCCAGCCAGCTCTTCAATGCCAAAATCATGGGCAACAAAGGCTGCAACAAGTGCCGCCAGTCCGGCTTCAAGGGACGAATGGTCATTGATGAAATCTTCAAAATTGATGATGAGGTCCGCAACATGATCAACCAGCAGCTCTCCACCCCGCAGATCCGCAAACGCGCAAGAGAGCTCGGCATGCGCACCCTGCGTGAAGACGGCGTCCGCAAAGTGCTGGCTGGCATGACCACTGCCGAAGAGGTCATCGAGGCCACCATGGCTGACGCTGACTGA
- a CDS encoding GspE/PulE family protein, producing MTAQNVVDMLEARGVIDNGQAYDITQDAVHNGKEILQVVLDYGIFASEDEFWAMVAEELGADHFDLTEFEPPPSVIGLIPAGMARLYGAFPVTLDGRGLHVAFTDPLNPQLAEDLRFGIDKIIVPVVARRSQVQNLIDKHYGTAAPSIDEIFGSMKDAGKNTPEMEANSAPIVKFVDLVMTQAIKERASDIHFEPFEHEFKIRYRVDGALYEMAPPPVHLAASVISRIKVMSSMNIAERRIPQDGRIMTSVNGQAIDMRVSSLPTQHGESVVLRVLDRSSVNLDLEHLGMTPYLFDYITDTINKPNGIFIVTGPTGAGKTTTLYACLRRINTVDTKLITAEDPVEYELDGIMQVPINDAVGLTFAKALRAFLRQDPDRIMVGEMRDKETAQIAIQASLTGHLVLSTLHTNDSAGAITRLVDMGVEPFLVSATLEGVLAQRLLRTVCKSCRTPYEPSLSILNQLNLSQSDIGDKMFYTGNGCSKCGGSGYKGRKGLYELLDVTDPIRELITQRAATLVLKQKAIELGMQTLRDDGLRNIYDGETTIEEVLKYT from the coding sequence ATGACAGCCCAGAATGTGGTAGATATGCTCGAAGCCCGTGGCGTGATTGACAACGGCCAGGCTTATGACATCACCCAGGATGCCGTTCACAACGGCAAGGAAATCCTCCAGGTGGTGCTCGACTATGGCATCTTTGCCAGCGAAGACGAATTTTGGGCCATGGTGGCCGAAGAGCTTGGCGCTGACCATTTTGACCTGACTGAATTTGAGCCGCCCCCTTCCGTCATCGGACTGATTCCCGCCGGTATGGCCCGCCTTTATGGTGCCTTTCCCGTCACTTTGGACGGCCGCGGACTTCATGTGGCCTTTACCGATCCGCTGAACCCCCAGCTTGCCGAAGACCTCCGCTTCGGCATTGACAAGATCATTGTCCCCGTCGTCGCCCGTCGCAGCCAGGTCCAGAACCTCATAGACAAACATTACGGCACCGCCGCCCCGAGCATTGATGAAATCTTCGGCAGCATGAAGGACGCCGGGAAGAACACCCCGGAGATGGAGGCCAACTCGGCCCCCATCGTGAAGTTCGTGGACCTGGTCATGACCCAGGCCATCAAAGAACGCGCTTCGGACATTCACTTCGAGCCCTTTGAGCACGAATTCAAAATCCGCTACCGTGTGGATGGCGCCCTGTATGAAATGGCCCCGCCGCCAGTGCACCTGGCCGCGAGCGTCATCTCCCGCATCAAGGTCATGTCCAGCATGAACATTGCGGAGCGAAGAATTCCCCAGGACGGACGCATCATGACCTCCGTCAACGGCCAGGCCATTGACATGCGTGTCAGCTCCCTGCCCACCCAGCATGGTGAATCCGTCGTGCTTCGTGTTCTTGACCGCAGCTCGGTCAACCTGGATCTCGAGCACCTGGGCATGACGCCTTACCTGTTTGATTACATCACGGACACAATCAACAAGCCTAACGGCATCTTTATCGTCACAGGCCCCACAGGTGCCGGCAAGACTACCACTCTGTACGCCTGCCTGCGCCGCATCAATACGGTGGACACCAAACTGATCACCGCGGAAGACCCGGTCGAATACGAGCTCGATGGCATCATGCAGGTGCCGATCAATGACGCGGTGGGACTGACCTTTGCCAAAGCGCTGCGCGCCTTCCTCCGTCAGGATCCCGACCGTATCATGGTGGGAGAAATGCGTGACAAGGAGACGGCACAGATCGCCATCCAGGCCTCACTGACCGGACACTTGGTGCTCAGCACGCTGCACACCAACGACTCCGCCGGGGCCATCACCCGTCTTGTGGACATGGGGGTGGAACCCTTCCTGGTCTCCGCCACGCTGGAAGGTGTCCTCGCCCAGCGTCTGCTGCGTACCGTCTGCAAAAGCTGCCGCACTCCTTACGAGCCCAGCCTCTCCATTCTGAACCAGCTCAACCTCAGCCAGTCTGACATTGGTGATAAAATGTTCTATACCGGCAACGGCTGTTCCAAATGCGGAGGCAGCGGCTACAAAGGACGCAAAGGCCTCTACGAACTGCTGGACGTCACCGACCCGATCCGTGAGCTCATCACCCAGCGTGCCGCGACCCTTGTCCTCAAGCAAAAGGCCATCGAGCTCGGCATGCAGACGCTGCGCGATGACGGCCTCAGAAACATCTATGATGGCGAGACCACCATTGAAGAAGTCTTGAAATACACGTGA
- a CDS encoding type II secretion system F family protein, with amino-acid sequence MPKFHYIALDQNGQEVAGELDASTEAEAINLLRQSQLYPTQVAQEGKGDAAVKKRAKATTSAQGKGKTAKAGANSKIKAKVLMIFTRQLATLIDSGLPLLRGLTVLARQEPNPIMKSTVTTIAENVQTGSTFSETLSQYPKIFNKLYINMVKAGELGGVLEIVLNRLAEYQEKAQKLKNKVVAAMVYPIIVMVIAILIMVFLMLVIVPRFEKIFEDMLGSADKLPGLTKLVIGFSRWMQGNFLYLVIAGVVITVAFRLYASTVKGRRVIDQLKLKMPLFGDVQRKTAISRFSRTLGTLVTSGVPILQALNITRETAGNVVISDAITKVHDAVKEGESMVAPLEASNVFPPMVISMVDVGEETGQLPEMLLKIADVYEDEVDNAVSALTSMLEPLMIVLLAVVVGVIVMALFLPLIEVIKGLSGGA; translated from the coding sequence ATGCCGAAGTTCCACTACATCGCCCTTGACCAAAACGGGCAAGAAGTCGCCGGTGAACTTGATGCCTCCACTGAAGCCGAGGCCATCAATCTCCTCCGCCAAAGCCAGCTTTATCCCACCCAGGTCGCCCAGGAGGGCAAAGGCGATGCGGCAGTCAAAAAACGCGCCAAGGCCACCACTTCTGCGCAAGGAAAAGGTAAAACCGCCAAAGCGGGAGCCAATTCGAAGATCAAGGCCAAGGTGCTGATGATCTTCACACGACAGCTTGCCACCCTCATTGATTCAGGTCTGCCCCTGCTGCGCGGTCTGACCGTATTGGCCCGCCAGGAGCCCAATCCGATCATGAAGAGCACGGTGACCACCATTGCCGAAAACGTGCAGACCGGCAGCACCTTCTCGGAGACACTTTCGCAATACCCGAAAATCTTTAACAAGCTTTACATCAACATGGTGAAGGCCGGTGAGTTGGGCGGGGTGCTGGAAATCGTCCTCAACCGTCTTGCCGAATATCAGGAGAAGGCCCAGAAGCTGAAGAACAAGGTCGTGGCGGCGATGGTTTACCCCATTATCGTCATGGTCATTGCCATTCTGATCATGGTCTTCCTCATGCTGGTCATCGTCCCCCGTTTCGAAAAAATCTTCGAAGACATGCTGGGATCCGCCGACAAGCTCCCCGGCCTGACCAAGCTCGTCATTGGCTTCAGCCGCTGGATGCAGGGCAACTTCCTTTACCTCGTCATTGCCGGAGTCGTGATCACGGTAGCCTTTAGGCTCTATGCCTCCACGGTCAAAGGCCGTCGTGTCATTGACCAGCTCAAGCTTAAGATGCCGCTCTTTGGTGACGTCCAGCGCAAGACGGCCATCTCCCGTTTCAGCCGTACCCTCGGCACCCTCGTCACCTCCGGTGTTCCCATCCTTCAGGCCCTCAACATCACCCGTGAAACCGCCGGCAACGTCGTCATCTCTGACGCCATCACCAAGGTGCATGATGCCGTCAAAGAAGGTGAATCCATGGTGGCCCCGCTGGAGGCCAGCAACGTCTTCCCCCCCATGGTGATTTCCATGGTGGACGTTGGTGAAGAAACGGGCCAGCTCCCTGAGATGCTGCTCAAAATCGCCGATGTGTATGAGGACGAAGTGGACAACGCCGTTTCCGCCCTCACCTCCATGCTGGAGCCCCTCATGATTGTGCTTCTTGCGGTGGTCGTCGGCGTGATCGTCATGGCCCTCTTCCTTCCGCTCATCGAGGTGATCAAAGGCCTCAGTGGCGGTGCATAG
- a CDS encoding type II secretion system protein, translating into MKSQFRKASRPGFTIVELLIVITIIALLFALTVGGFTFAQRSAARSRTTVAMNAMKSALERYRNEFGEYPAPQNPQDSIAIADKTYEVGSAAMLYQALSGDGYDNIVIAQGSPSAGEPNSNGSLEPEESKNVMLTDMPKEMWIERDGRYFMADGFGKPFQYVKAVPAAGDQSPVTINSTYDLWSYGEDDVNITARSVDTLTPGPIKDASQKWIKNW; encoded by the coding sequence ATGAAAAGTCAGTTCCGGAAGGCTTCCCGCCCAGGCTTCACCATTGTGGAGCTCCTCATTGTCATCACCATCATTGCCCTGCTCTTCGCTCTCACCGTCGGTGGATTCACCTTCGCCCAGAGATCCGCAGCCCGCAGCCGCACCACCGTGGCCATGAATGCCATGAAAAGTGCTCTTGAGCGCTACCGGAATGAATTTGGCGAATATCCTGCCCCTCAAAATCCGCAGGACAGCATCGCCATTGCAGACAAGACCTATGAAGTGGGCTCCGCCGCCATGCTTTACCAGGCTTTGAGCGGCGACGGTTATGACAACATCGTCATCGCCCAGGGTTCACCCTCCGCCGGAGAGCCCAATTCCAACGGCTCCCTGGAACCGGAAGAATCCAAAAACGTCATGCTCACCGACATGCCGAAGGAAATGTGGATTGAGCGGGATGGACGGTATTTCATGGCAGACGGTTTTGGCAAACCTTTCCAGTATGTCAAAGCCGTGCCCGCCGCCGGTGACCAGTCCCCGGTGACCATCAACTCCACCTATGACCTCTGGTCCTATGGCGAAGACGATGTGAACATCACCGCCCGTTCCGTGGACACCCTGACCCCTGGCCCGATCAAGGACGCCAGCCAGAAGTGGATCAAGAACTGGTGA
- a CDS encoding ubiquinone/menaquinone biosynthesis methyltransferase, with the protein MQDAGYVKNAFAGIARRYMLANHVLSLGIDVLWRRKTARHVAEAQPRIILDLATGSGDLAREIQRQNPAAKVLGADFSLPMMREAQAHHFHQLVAADGTNLPFQNGAFDALTVAFGLRNMASWPGALQEMNRVLKPAGRLYVLDFSLPTLPLIRPAYLFYLKKVMPRIAGWITGERAAYEYLCSSVERFPSGRAMEELIGNAGFDPVKSHRLSFGIASLYIGSKTA; encoded by the coding sequence ATGCAGGACGCCGGTTATGTCAAAAACGCCTTCGCAGGCATCGCCCGGCGTTACATGCTGGCCAATCACGTCCTCAGCCTGGGCATTGACGTTCTCTGGCGGCGCAAGACCGCCCGCCATGTGGCCGAAGCCCAGCCCCGGATCATCCTCGACCTGGCCACGGGCAGCGGCGACCTCGCCCGCGAAATCCAGCGCCAGAATCCTGCCGCCAAAGTCCTGGGAGCTGATTTTTCCCTGCCCATGATGCGTGAGGCCCAGGCCCACCACTTCCATCAGCTTGTCGCGGCAGACGGCACCAACCTGCCTTTTCAAAACGGTGCCTTTGATGCGCTCACGGTCGCCTTTGGCCTGCGTAACATGGCCTCCTGGCCGGGTGCCTTGCAGGAAATGAACCGCGTGCTGAAACCCGCAGGCAGACTTTACGTGCTGGATTTTTCCCTTCCCACCCTGCCCCTCATCCGGCCCGCTTATCTCTTTTATCTGAAAAAGGTGATGCCCCGCATCGCCGGCTGGATCACCGGGGAGCGTGCCGCCTACGAGTACCTGTGCAGTTCAGTGGAGCGCTTCCCCTCTGGCAGGGCGATGGAAGAGCTCATTGGCAACGCCGGCTTTGATCCGGTGAAGTCGCACCGTCTGTCCTTCGGCATTGCCTCCCTCTATATCGGCAGCAAGACGGCCTGA